A window from bacterium encodes these proteins:
- a CDS encoding tail fiber domain-containing protein, translated as MDDFILISQIAKETPYSAEYLSLLVRKGRISGKKFGRNWGISKSALAEYLKNHQQVILPTIESNPIVSHFTPLVKLADAGVGVMGMMGEMGRKEEIKKLENNLATDVKKELDELEHLYQARINANQTQINADAEKEILNSNFQKEEKNSEDKGRSLEKFLRTDLEESEPKFSFPKLQSPTSSFYPLTSKAKSYGRSALQWGEMAIVSILVLGFVLGGFNLKFANAIYGAVKEFVQDAMTLQGRAPGTGANEVLLLDKGGNISVSGNIETQGQLRSFAPQGVAPIVVDSQTTIPNLSADFLDGLTSGNFDLQLITKNGSLTSNKVTLGGGAEILSSLLVSAPSVFSDYVSLAKDLVVNGQATIANGLDVIGNSSLIGRLTLKGDLDATGFIASQRAQIKEGGLTVSGSTQLNTLGVTGGASMSDLGISGNFSVAGKEISLGDSGSDKMTVSASSTFKGPFEVTSYEAKFGRGISILANGASITGNTSITGDLTVSGSATSTFASNLSVSGNINLNGAFLQDDAPFLSSQWTTLGSSIYYTAGNVGIGTTTPGGTLGIEGAGIFDSFVSANYFTSTSTNSSWIFGNFGIGTTTPGVAFDTKGDGSFKGGLYIQATTTTSSLIATSTLEIRGASGNDLVVTDGNTGIGTSTPGNLFSVHGNVNIQNNLVVEGDSVFNGNIKFKKNATTTANGGISAGGLASSQGLEITGGDILSSGKLTLTGAATSTIPQLNVSTILTVPTLEVSTIFKNSGTATSTFDGGLSLGTGGLNITSGGLYVDVGDVNIDQKLIVNGDLGIGTSTPGSLLSVHGVGNIGELTIEGQLKTSFITSTSTTASYFGGAIGLGTSTPGAMLAVKGAGIFDGFVSADYFTSTSTNSSWLFGNLGIGTTTPGNKLAIDGDASVDSLYAMGTTTTSSLIATSTLEVRGTTGNDFIVSNGRVGLGSTTPSSTLTISNDSSNSTKNLLDVVNSVGTYSFVVTNSGSVGIGMYNPSGYLSVYGNTYLATTEGNVGIATTSPGNLLDINGSLGADSLYIQGTSTMSSLIATSTLEVRSNAYTGGSLFNTFKEKIGIGTSTPGSLLSVHGVGNIGELTIEGQLKTSFITATSTTNNTFAGALDVTESATSTFTGGVNVLTTGGLSSATGLTITGGDILSSGKFTLTGASTSTAPQLNVSTILTTPILDVSTIIKNSGTATSTFAGGLSVATGGFLVSGGGLYVDVGDATFDQKLVVLGNTGIGTSTPGSLLSVQGMANLGGLTVEGISKVGTLMATSSSASILTLGNVGIGRTSPTVLLEVAGNTYIGYSGGGTGYTGAPVGDLSIFGGEINLGYGFASTTLTSLNGRLSIYDTSQASTSPGAILSIHANTTTPAFLLNQAGAGDIFTLQDNGITGLILRDGSLLGIATSTPTERLEVAGNGLFKGGLYVQATSTMSSLIATSTLEVRGASGSDFFVNDGNTGIGTSSPSSLLSITGGTGVYSTGGNVGIGIADPANQLVIKGSGTQVIRINTTGNGNSANIHFNSPTGSGTVQDWQVGTNGAVADNALEFYDITGGAARVRILPGGFFGIGTTTPGGGLSVSFSTTTPAFLLNQAGTGDLLTLQDNGSTVFTVKDDGNVGIGMTAPGALLHVAKNGGGATYEALRLENTAGAEGEGAHLSFWGSSVEKARIQMTNVGGAGHDLRFSTTGDTGTVSERVRIQGNGNVGIGMTSASVILDVTGDIEYTGTITDVSDERLKENLTPISGALTKLGTLRTVSYNMIGESDINLGVIAQDVQNVFPEAVSIVDPENGYLGVDYTQLVPAIISGLNNISNVIDIFAAPTTTPSISIDANGNVGIGSTTPNYKLAVIGDIAATSFVNISTRTSKKDIEYLDSTDDQNILNKIKDIKVATYNYTDEQCSPSASSGQSNLSSVCSNRLGLIAEEAPSEVLAISGKGVDIYKLSTFILAGVKAQQVQIDDIKNEITNIKAQITNNSQFSISNLQSNSNDSIFKQIITVAKSTLASIASAMGEWANAVLAETTKLIKNSETDSEVNFKTFGVTSSRDEVIASGSATLIMLPADAQTGVAPAGIKIKFDESFTSIISDTQVIKVIVTPTSRLNGPLYVSQKTRFGFEVREINAFDEGGTFDWMVVARRVGSEEINSNIPYSAKASQGEQIPNNNQTPSETPSAPVEPSAITTEPASNAAQPIAPVESVTPPTEEIPLVPAEEIAPTEEAPVEPVPSETPAP; from the coding sequence ATGGATGATTTTATTTTAATAAGCCAAATTGCAAAAGAGACTCCGTATAGTGCGGAGTATTTGAGTTTGCTTGTTAGAAAAGGGAGAATTTCTGGAAAGAAATTTGGGCGCAATTGGGGAATTTCAAAAAGTGCTTTAGCGGAATATTTAAAAAATCATCAGCAGGTTATTTTGCCGACAATAGAGTCTAATCCCATTGTTTCCCATTTTACCCCTTTAGTAAAATTAGCCGATGCAGGAGTAGGAGTAATGGGTATGATGGGTGAAATGGGTAGAAAAGAGGAAATTAAAAAACTAGAAAATAATTTGGCTACTGACGTTAAAAAAGAATTAGATGAACTGGAACACTTATACCAAGCGCGGATTAACGCGAATCAGACGCAGATTAACGCAGATGCAGAAAAAGAAATTTTAAATTCTAATTTTCAAAAAGAAGAAAAAAATTCTGAAGATAAAGGTCGGTCCTTGGAGAAGTTTTTAAGGACCGACCTTGAAGAGAGTGAACCTAAATTTTCTTTTCCTAAGTTGCAATCTCCAACCTCTAGTTTCTACCCTCTAACTTCTAAGGCTAAATCTTATGGCCGAAGCGCTCTGCAGTGGGGTGAGATGGCCATAGTCAGCATTTTAGTTTTGGGTTTTGTTCTTGGCGGTTTCAATCTTAAATTCGCCAACGCCATTTATGGCGCAGTTAAAGAATTTGTTCAAGATGCCATGACACTGCAAGGCAGAGCGCCCGGCACAGGTGCTAATGAAGTTTTACTTTTAGACAAAGGTGGCAATATTTCGGTAAGCGGCAATATTGAAACCCAAGGGCAGTTAAGAAGTTTTGCGCCACAAGGAGTTGCACCAATAGTTGTTGATTCCCAAACCACCATTCCTAACCTCTCCGCTGATTTTCTTGATGGATTAACATCTGGGAATTTTGACCTTCAACTTATTACCAAAAACGGTTCTCTCACCTCTAACAAAGTAACCCTAGGCGGCGGCGCAGAAATTCTAAGCTCTCTTCTTGTCTCTGCTCCATCAGTATTTTCCGACTACGTCTCTCTAGCCAAAGACCTTGTCGTCAACGGTCAAGCCACTATAGCCAATGGCCTAGATGTTATAGGCAATTCTTCTCTCATAGGCAGACTCACTCTAAAAGGTGATCTAGATGCTACAGGCTTTATTGCTTCTCAACGTGCACAGATAAAAGAAGGCGGCTTAACAGTAAGTGGATCAACTCAACTAAACACACTCGGTGTTACAGGCGGAGCCTCCATGTCTGACCTTGGCATAAGTGGCAACTTCTCTGTAGCTGGAAAAGAAATCTCTCTTGGTGATTCAGGTTCAGACAAAATGACAGTATCTGCATCCAGCACCTTCAAAGGTCCTTTTGAAGTTACCAGCTACGAAGCTAAGTTTGGCCGAGGTATCTCAATATTAGCTAATGGAGCCAGTATCACTGGCAACACATCCATAACAGGAGACTTAACAGTTTCGGGTTCAGCCACTTCAACTTTTGCAAGTAATCTTTCTGTTTCTGGCAACATCAATCTTAACGGCGCTTTCTTGCAGGACGATGCCCCGTTTCTTAGTAGCCAATGGACTACATTAGGTTCAAGTATCTATTACACTGCTGGTAACGTTGGTATCGGCACCACTACACCTGGAGGGACATTAGGCATTGAGGGTGCCGGTATTTTTGATAGTTTTGTATCTGCTAACTACTTTACTTCCACAAGTACAAACAGTTCTTGGATCTTTGGTAACTTTGGTATTGGCACAACTACACCTGGAGTCGCGTTTGACACGAAAGGTGATGGTTCATTCAAAGGCGGTCTCTACATCCAAGCCACCACCACCACCTCATCTCTCATAGCCACATCTACCTTAGAAATACGAGGAGCATCAGGCAACGATCTAGTAGTTACCGACGGCAACACCGGCATCGGCACATCTACACCAGGCAATCTTTTCTCGGTTCACGGCAACGTTAACATTCAAAACAACTTAGTTGTAGAAGGTGATTCAGTATTCAATGGAAATATTAAATTCAAAAAAAATGCCACCACCACAGCTAATGGCGGCATCAGCGCAGGCGGCTTGGCTTCCAGCCAAGGCCTCGAAATCACAGGAGGCGATATTCTATCCAGTGGCAAGCTCACACTTACAGGTGCAGCCACTTCCACCATCCCACAATTAAATGTTTCAACAATTCTCACCGTCCCTACATTAGAAGTTTCTACAATATTTAAAAACTCTGGCACGGCTACATCCACATTTGACGGTGGTTTATCGCTCGGCACTGGAGGACTCAACATAACTTCTGGCGGACTCTATGTAGATGTGGGGGATGTCAACATAGACCAAAAGCTAATAGTGAATGGTGATCTAGGCATCGGCACATCTACTCCGGGTTCTCTGCTCTCTGTTCATGGAGTAGGAAACATTGGCGAGCTAACAATTGAAGGACAATTAAAAACATCTTTCATCACTTCAACTTCCACCACAGCCTCATACTTTGGTGGAGCTATTGGACTTGGGACTTCTACACCGGGAGCTATGTTAGCTGTTAAAGGCGCAGGTATCTTTGATGGATTTGTCAGCGCCGATTACTTCACATCCACATCCACTAACTCAAGCTGGCTATTCGGCAACCTTGGTATTGGCACCACTACTCCCGGTAACAAACTCGCCATAGATGGTGATGCATCAGTAGATAGCCTCTATGCTATGGGGACTACAACAACATCAAGCTTAATAGCCACTTCCACTTTAGAAGTCAGAGGCACTACAGGCAATGACTTTATTGTTTCAAACGGTAGAGTCGGTCTGGGCAGTACCACTCCCTCAAGCACACTTACAATTTCCAACGATTCATCTAATTCAACAAAGAATCTTTTAGATGTAGTTAACTCTGTCGGCACATACAGCTTCGTAGTCACTAACTCTGGATCAGTAGGTATTGGTATGTACAATCCAAGTGGCTACCTGTCCGTCTACGGCAATACATATCTAGCCACCACAGAAGGCAATGTGGGTATAGCCACCACAAGCCCAGGCAACCTTCTTGATATCAACGGTTCACTAGGTGCAGATAGTCTGTACATACAAGGCACGAGTACGATGTCCAGCTTGATTGCCACATCTACATTAGAAGTTAGATCAAACGCATATACAGGCGGTTCTCTATTTAACACATTCAAAGAAAAGATTGGCATAGGCACATCCACTCCAGGATCATTACTCTCGGTTCATGGAGTAGGGAATATTGGAGAGTTAACTATTGAAGGACAATTAAAAACAAGTTTTATTACGGCAACATCAACCACCAACAACACCTTCGCTGGAGCTTTAGATGTAACTGAATCTGCTACGTCTACATTTACTGGAGGAGTTAATGTTTTAACCACGGGCGGTTTATCATCAGCCACGGGATTAACAATTACAGGAGGAGATATATTATCATCAGGCAAGTTTACACTTACTGGAGCTTCCACATCCACCGCGCCTCAACTTAATGTTTCAACAATCTTAACCACCCCAATCTTAGATGTTTCCACCATCATCAAGAACTCTGGTACGGCTACCAGCACATTTGCAGGAGGACTAAGTGTAGCTACTGGAGGATTTTTAGTAAGCGGTGGTGGTCTCTATGTTGATGTGGGGGATGCAACTTTTGATCAGAAACTGGTCGTGCTTGGCAATACAGGCATTGGTACCTCCACGCCCGGCTCTCTGCTCTCTGTCCAAGGCATGGCAAACCTCGGAGGTTTGACAGTGGAGGGCATCTCTAAAGTCGGCACGCTTATGGCCACCTCCTCTTCGGCTTCTATACTGACTCTGGGCAACGTCGGTATTGGCCGAACTTCACCCACTGTTCTGCTCGAAGTCGCGGGTAATACATATATTGGTTACAGCGGTGGCGGAACTGGCTACACTGGTGCTCCCGTGGGCGACCTCTCTATCTTTGGAGGAGAGATTAATTTAGGTTATGGCTTTGCCTCCACTACGCTGACATCGCTTAATGGCCGTCTTTCTATATATGATACTTCACAGGCCTCCACCAGTCCGGGTGCAATTCTTTCAATACATGCCAACACCACCACACCAGCATTCTTGCTTAACCAAGCAGGCGCGGGAGATATATTCACACTGCAGGATAATGGCATCACGGGACTCATACTGCGGGACGGATCTTTACTCGGTATTGCTACATCCACACCCACAGAAAGATTAGAAGTTGCAGGTAATGGTTTATTTAAAGGAGGTCTTTACGTGCAAGCCACATCAACTATGTCCAGCTTGATTGCCACGTCTACATTAGAAGTACGAGGCGCATCAGGCAGTGATTTCTTTGTTAATGATGGGAATACTGGAATTGGAACAAGTAGTCCATCTTCGCTTCTATCTATAACAGGAGGTACAGGAGTTTATTCCACTGGGGGAAATGTGGGGATTGGTATTGCAGACCCTGCAAACCAATTAGTGATTAAAGGTTCTGGAACTCAAGTTATTAGAATCAATACTACTGGAAACGGTAATAGCGCAAACATTCATTTCAATAGCCCAACAGGCAGTGGCACAGTTCAAGATTGGCAAGTGGGTACAAACGGAGCAGTAGCAGACAATGCTTTAGAGTTTTACGACATAACAGGTGGCGCAGCTAGAGTCCGTATTTTGCCTGGTGGTTTTTTCGGCATTGGCACCACAACCCCAGGTGGTGGATTATCCGTCAGCTTCAGCACAACAACACCAGCCTTTTTACTTAACCAAGCAGGCACTGGAGATTTATTAACACTTCAAGATAATGGGTCAACTGTGTTTACGGTCAAAGACGACGGCAACGTCGGGATTGGGATGACGGCACCAGGGGCGTTACTTCATGTTGCTAAAAATGGTGGTGGGGCAACGTACGAGGCGCTAAGACTAGAAAATACTGCGGGGGCTGAAGGCGAGGGAGCGCATCTCTCATTTTGGGGAAGCAGTGTAGAAAAAGCACGTATTCAAATGACCAATGTTGGGGGTGCAGGCCACGACTTAAGATTTTCTACAACAGGAGATACTGGAACAGTGTCAGAAAGGGTCAGGATTCAAGGAAACGGCAACGTCGGGATTGGGATGACGTCGGCGAGTGTGATATTAGACGTAACTGGGGACATTGAATACACGGGTACTATCACTGATGTTTCAGACGAACGGCTCAAGGAAAATCTGACGCCAATCTCCGGCGCCTTAACCAAGCTCGGAACTCTGCGTACCGTCTCATACAATATGATCGGGGAGTCGGACATCAATCTTGGTGTCATTGCCCAAGACGTCCAGAATGTCTTTCCCGAAGCAGTAAGTATTGTGGATCCAGAGAATGGGTACTTGGGCGTGGACTATACCCAGCTGGTCCCGGCTATCATCTCTGGTTTGAATAACATTTCCAACGTCATAGATATATTTGCCGCTCCCACCACTACGCCTTCTATTTCTATTGACGCCAATGGAAATGTTGGTATAGGCAGTACAACTCCAAATTACAAACTAGCCGTCATAGGGGATATAGCGGCTACAAGCTTCGTTAACATTTCAACTAGAACATCTAAAAAAGACATAGAGTACTTAGATAGTACAGACGATCAAAACATTCTAAACAAGATTAAAGATATTAAAGTAGCTACATACAATTACACAGATGAACAATGTAGCCCTTCGGCAAGCTCAGGGCAATCAAACCTTTCTTCTGTATGTTCCAATAGGTTAGGTTTGATTGCAGAAGAAGCGCCTTCCGAAGTCTTAGCTATATCTGGTAAAGGAGTAGATATATACAAACTATCTACATTCATACTTGCAGGTGTTAAGGCACAGCAAGTACAGATAGATGACATTAAGAATGAAATTACAAATATCAAAGCACAAATTACAAATAATTCTCAATTCTCAATTTCCAATTTACAATCAAACTCCAATGATTCAATTTTCAAACAAATCATAACAGTTGCAAAGAGCACGTTGGCTTCTATAGCAAGTGCAATGGGGGAATGGGCGAATGCGGTTTTGGCCGAAACAACCAAGCTTATTAAAAACAGCGAAACAGATTCCGAGGTTAACTTTAAAACTTTTGGTGTAACTTCCAGCCGAGACGAAGTTATAGCTTCGGGATCGGCTACGTTGATTATGTTGCCGGCTGACGCACAAACAGGTGTAGCTCCTGCGGGAATCAAAATAAAATTTGATGAATCGTTTACAAGCATAATTAGCGACACGCAAGTTATTAAAGTTATTGTTACACCAACATCTCGTTTAAATGGCCCATTGTATGTTAGCCAAAAAACGAGGTTTGGTTTTGAGGTGCGCGAAATAAACGCTTTTGACGAAGGTGGCACGTTTGACTGGATGGTGGTCGCTCGCCGAGTTGGCTCGGAAGAAATAAATTCCAATATACCCTACTCCGCCAAGGCTTCGCAGGGCGAGCAAATTCCAAACAATAATCAAACACCATCAGAAACCCCTTCTGCTCCCGTTGAACCATCTGCAATTACAACAGAACCCGCGTCAAACGCGGCACAGCCCATTGCTCCCGTTGAATCAGTAACTCCACCCACCGAGGAAATTCCACTTGTGCCCGCAGAAGAAATTGCACCAACGGAAGAAGCTCCGGTCGAGCCCGTACCTTCAGAAACTCCAGCGCCTTAA
- a CDS encoding MerR family transcriptional regulator yields the protein MSFGRKYLSIKQAAAVIGVTPLTLRNWDRDGKLSPYRNPINNYRYYRVDQIEAFLRAMESSREKGTRKIRYMDI from the coding sequence GTGAGCTTTGGCCGAAAATATCTAAGCATTAAACAAGCCGCCGCGGTTATAGGTGTTACACCCTTAACACTGCGCAATTGGGATAGAGACGGCAAGCTTAGCCCGTATCGCAACCCTATAAATAACTACCGCTACTATCGCGTAGACCAGATAGAAGCCTTCCTCCGGGCTATGGAAAGCTCACGAGAAAAAGGAACTAGGAAAATAAGATATATGGATATCTAA